The sequence TTTTTTTCGCATTTCGCCAAAACGCAGTTTTCCCGCCTATTGCGTTTTGAACTAAGCTGGGTTTGAAAATGCCAATAGTAATCCAGTGACTGTCAAACTGCCTCAAGCAGTCCATTGAACCTAGCCTAAATAAGCAGTGTACATCTCAAGCGATTCGAGTGcagatttaatttattgatttaaacaaAACCCTTGGTGTGTTAGCAATTCCCGCATTTCGCCATTGTTGGTCACGCTTCGAAACCATGATTCAACCGCAAAACCCCACCCACTACGTCACTCAACGTAACACTACGTAGGTCCAATCTCCAATCTTCGGCTCTATGGAGCCGAGACGCGAATCCAAGTTCGTGGTTGAGGTTGACACGTTTACTGACATCTGTACGTACTGTCTAACGCCCCCCTCCCCCACTGTTCCggatttgttgttgttattgcgcGTTATCTTTTACTTTCAATGCGGATCGTCGACTCGCCGCACCGCTCTCTCCACTCTCTCCCACTCTCCAATGGAGCTCTCCCGCCGCACAGTGGGTCGTGCTGTCTAGATAAGTGATGACTATTCAAGTTTGAAGTTTGTTAGGTTTATAtttgttataaatataaataaagacTTAGCGAGTTCCATTTTCAGCGAGCATTGGACGATTTCGTACTAAAAAAATCTCTTTACCAAAATAAacacttaaataaattaagttCCAAAATTAAAGAATAGGGTAAATAACACTTAAAATACACTTTATTTCGGTTTTggtttgtaaataaaaattggtTCACATCAATTGTGCTGATTAGATTCTTTAAATGAACGCTTTAATGATTAATCGATTCGATTGATAGGCTCGCCCACTGTGCACTGCTTGGCGTGGCTCCCACTGCTTTTTCAATCCATAAAACTTGTTTGCCGCCACTCTCGCGCGCTCTACCCTTCTCTTTCGCACCCGCCAACACCCCCAATTCCCCAATTCGCTGTCCCGCTCACTCTCCGCAAGCAAGCAGTCGCTCAGCTCAGTTGAGTTCCATTCAGCTCCCCATATGCGATGGCAAATTGGAGGCTTGTTGGTTTAATTTGTGCTCAAACTTCTTCCAGTTCTTTTGCTGCGCTCGATTCAGACGGTCGGCCGAATCGTCGTGCGTGTTTGTGTAGCCACCAACTAGCTGACTGACTAACTTTAGAGCTGTAATTAAGCCTAGACACGCAAAACAACCACCCGCTTTGCATACATTTTGGCGCCAAGCTAGCTAACGGTTTTAAATCGAGTATAAAAAACACACATAAAAATGGCAGGCGGCAGCAAGCGCTACTCACGCAACAATTCCAACGGCAATTTCCAGCCGCTTCCCGAACGCGGACCAGGTAATACTCAGTGCTATAAGTACcataaaagaaaagaaatcTGGCAGCGTTATCACCTGGTCCACGTTGTCCACTTTGGGGTCTTAAGCCCCAAAAACAAAGCAGGCGAGGTTCTTATCTTCGCGGGGTCGtggaataaaaattatttgtggAGCATACGGCAGCGGCAGTGATTGCTGCCAACGTCAGCAGCAGAATATCATCATCATGGCCAACGTGGCCAAAATACTGAACCAAAATTTGTATAACCAAAAAGCAAACCTCACCGAATCCAGTCTTACTATCcaatttttttgtttcgcTTACCATTCTAGACCGTGCTAATTTCGggtacatatttattttctgcCACGTTGTGATGAACTGTGTGCCTTGGCAACcagcaaaaacaaaattttcgCTCATCATCATAATTCCAGCTTGCATTggcaattttaaatttaattattaaacaAGTGTAGACATTGCAGGTACTAAGTATGTTATCAGCCCCAGTCAGTCTTATCtgtattcttttttttggtaatGATTTCTCACTACCACATTTTCGTGTTCTTCTGTCCCGATGGGGCTGCACTTCACTTTCGACCAAAACGGGTTTCAAGGCAAGCCAAACCAAACCAGTTCCTCCATCATCACATCTCTTCAGCGGGATTCGAGTTGCAATTGTAACGAACTGTTCGATTCAATTGATACCTTGGAAACTTTCTCCCACGAGAGAGCTTTCTCAGAGTTTATAACCCAGTTTAGGGTCTCAGACACTGCCATCTCATCACTATTGTCTCCTTTCTAATTTATTTCCCCCATATTTACATAATACCCCCTTCAGATCGTGTCTGGCCTGGCAACTTTGGACAAATTTGAATCCGTGTCCCAGTCGAAAACTAGTTTGCCCAGCGGGTTGTGCTTAAAGTTATCTCTTATTTGTTCAGGTGTATTCTAGAGAGAGGTACCAAGTGGATTTTTTATGATAGTTGTGTGACTAAAAATTGGGACCAATTTAATGTTCATTTCAAGATTTAAAATGTGAAAATCTTTATACAACAACTAACCGTTTAATAGGATAACTATTTACAACCCTTTATTATATTCCCCAACCCATTGAACCATAAAACAATTATAGCTTATCAGTATTGCCCATATATCATTCACTACTGGCAGCACCTTACTGAAGCTACCCTAATAGTTTTCTACCTGAAAACCCTTATAAATCAGTTTGAATTAATGACCTCTCAATAAGCCAGCAAATCCGATGGATTCAACACTTGAGATTTATTTATAGAACTATTGTTTGGTTTAGTATCTTAATTGGGTTAACCCAGACGACGAGGGGCAGTGACTTCTTATCGTTCGAATCCATTGAAAGCGAGTGAGAAGCCGAAGTCGTTGGCCAAGAGATTTAGTGGATTGGACAGAGGTGTTTACGTCACCGGCTGAATCCAAGAGATACATTCCGGCACAAGCTGGAGAATCGATTCTTAaccatttccatttccgtCACCACTCGAACATACTTCTCTTCCCATTTAGCATACACTCTTTTTTCGGCTCTCTTTTGTTTTCCGGCTGGGTCCGGAAAATTTGAACTCTTCTTCTAGCCGTATTCTTATAAGTTCTGCCCCCGGCCAGCAGACGCTAAATAATATTTCTCTAGTGTGTAGAACTTGGCAACGAAAGTCAAACGTAGCACCGCGAGCGATCCGTAGGAAAAACCCGAAATGTCGAGCGAATTGTGTGAGTGGTGAATCGGGAAGGAAATTCAGAAGAAGGGGGTGCTAAGGTTTTCAATATAATGCAAAGATTAGTTGCATGCTGCTCTGAACAAATGCTTATGATAATTACCACCCTAGCAGATGTGCCCGCGGTGCTCGAATCCATTTCATCTATTTATCTCATAGATTGCATAATTGCCGCCATCCGAAAAGATATATATGTAAATGCGTGCGAGAGTCTTGGCGTGTGTGTATACTTTCGTATTTTCAGTCCACTATATCTCGTCTCTTTTCACAGTTTATGAGGGGTATAAATTGGGAatgaaaaatataattttatgtATCAAAATCAGATGCTAATTGAACCATTTGGTCTTCTTTCCAGTGGAATCCCTTATCTACTGGCGCGATGTGAAGAAATCCGGCATTGTTTTCGGCGCCGGCCTGATCACATTGGTGGCCATCTCCAGCTTCTCGGTGATCAGTGTGTTCGCCTACTTGTCGCTGCTGACTCTTTTCGGCACCGTGGCCTTCAGAATCTACAAATCAGTCACACAGGCCGTGCAAAAGACAAACGAGGGACACCCCTTCAAGTGAGTTGAGAGCTAGCTAAAGTACTTTGGAAACAAATAACTAATATACCTTTTTAAATCAGGGAATACCTGGAGCTGGACCTGACGCTGTCGCAGGACAAGGTGCAGAACATTGCCGGCGTGGCTGTGGCACATATCAATGGCTTCACCTCGGAGCTGAGGCGCCTGTTTCTGGTTGAGGATATCATCGATTCGATCAAGTTTGGCGTCATTCTGTGGGTCTTCACCTACGTGGGTGCCTGGTTCAACGGCATGACTCTGGTCATCCTGGGTAAGTCGAGGATTACCCCAGCCCCATTCGAATTTAAACTGATAAATGTATTTGTCTAGCCTTTGTCTCGCTGTTTACCTTGCCCAAGGTCTACGAGAACAACAAGCAATCGATCGACACCTACTTGGATCTGGTGCGCAGCAAATTGACAGAAATCACCGACAAGTAAGATTGACTCCCCCTCTTAAATTCCTAAAGATATTTTACTAAATCCCTTCTTTCCTTTCAGGATCCGAGTGGCCATCCCCATTGGCAACAAGAAGCCCGTGGTCGCTGCCGAGTCTGACAAGGACAAGTAAAGAACCCGCACTAGCTACAGAAACAACCACAATAAAAacatgtttatttatttattaagcaTTATTTTGAATGGTTTTAATATTCATCCAggcattaaataaataacaaatctAGCAATGTTTACATATTAATTGTATAATTGCAATCTACATCAATCGATAATtgtaaatcaaatttaaagaaaCCCAAAAACAACTTATCAACCAACAACTCGTAGCAGTTTCAAACATTGTCCAAGTGTCTTTAAGTTTTTAACGAACGAagcaacaaacaaacaaacaaatgaaAAAACATCAAAAGTGAGGGAGATTAAGAAATAAACGATTATATAGACGCAGCAATgcaattaaaagtttttatgaGTTTTCCAGCTATTTTCGATTGAAGTCAAATATCATCATTTCGATTTATTCAACTTTCTTAGATTTCATGTAAacctttttaaattaattctttgctttagttttagttttactattttgttgattttttgtaTAAAACAACAAGAAGAACTAAGATTACTCtaaaaacaaacaagaaaaaatcaaataaaaaatgaagtAAAAAAATCCACAACTAAtgatttttgtgttttctagcatttttaataaagaacaacaaatatatatatatactataagTAAGCTGATCCGTAAGTCATTAAACACGCGCCTGTTACCGGAGGAGAATGCAAAAACATTAATCATAAATCATAACGAAAGATATCGAGAATTTCGAGCAGCTTTACCGCTTCATTTACACACATAAATGGCCTTGTTTCACATTGTACAATTAATTTGTAAGCATTTTACATgaaattaaatcaaatatttaatgCAAATTTATTTGAGGCGAAGGCATAAGGCAGGTGTCACCACAATTGTAGCTTAAATGTTCATTACTATTAttactgtaacactttgttgcttGATTGTTGAAGAAACTTTGCGTTTGAATTGCGTATTTCGATGGAATCCCCACATAAAGACGTACTaacatacatatgtgcatgTGCAGTTTATCCCATAACTGTATTTTAGGCGTTCTTCTAAATCAGACTATATACCAATAGATATTTTTGCAAATTAATACActtgaaatatatatatgtatacaacATGTAAGTGAGATAAACAAAGACATCGCCTGAAGAAAGATCGAAATTTTTAAGTGCAACTTTTCGAGGGTTTTTCTTTTAGTTTAGTGCAACTTTACATATGTAATCGCAAGAAAAAAACAGGAGAAATACCACACAAATGTGCAGCAAGTTTGCTATGAATAGAGATCGAGACGACAGCAAGAGAAGCGCtctaaaaagtatttaattcTATGAATGAgacacaacagcaacagcagttGGCTATGATCGTAAagtttcaataaaaataaactctTATAAAAGTAACCCACTTGTTTTACTGTGATTTTTTGGTCACTTTATCCCAGTTCAACAAATTATCAAACATCACGATCCTGAAAATTCAACAATTTCTGACGAAATGGGGGCTCTAAGTCTAATAATCAAGTCTTggaattctttaaaatatgattttatcAACATCTTTTAAATATCCCCAACAATCCCACATCtgaaaaccaaaataaaacaCATCACCAACATTTACATTTGAAtatatttgtaatatttaatatGACTTCAATTTTTTATGCTTCATTTCGCCTAGCTACAGATGAAAACTTTCGTATAATGTATAACAATCAATAATCGTtttagtttaatattaatcTTTATAATACAAGTACAAACATTTGTTCATTTACAATTCGAAATACgaaaaattgtaatttaaaatttgtatacgCGTTGCGTTACTGACTTGAGTTTTTGATTCATTCAACATGGTACATTTGATTTAAGTTTCTTTATTAGTAGGCGTACGTGTAGGATGTCTATAACACTTTTGATTATTGTAATGCATTGTTTATTTAGTTTTGATTAGTAGTTGTAGCAAACGATGATCGAGTCGATTGGAATGCAATAAGAACGTGaatacaaatttcaatagCTCTCAGTTGGGTCTATCCCATCCGAGAGAATACTATAAAGTTCGATATAATAAATTTGGCCAAATGTTTTGCTAGCACACACGATTACAACAGCAATGCATACAGTTACTAGAGTTCAGTTTTGATATGATCATGAATCACAACTATATATGTCCTATCCAATCGTTATGGATTAGTTATAATATACAAAATGGTGAGTAGGCGCAATATCAATGACACGACTGTACATAGTTCGAGCTTCCGCTTTGATTATCTTCttgtaaaataattaacaatGGTGGTTAGTTAAAAGTCTGTTTCTAAAAAGGCTACGCAATAGATCAACATAAAAATCTTTCCaaaaattttgaataaaaataaagcatTCTTTGGAACGATAGCAAAAGCTTGTGGCAGCTTAAAACCGATAAAAACAATGTGTAagtatagttatagttatatagATACTTCGGTGTATAAGTAAGAATGACGAACGGCAACGTGAAAAGTGCCCGCTTTCGGGAACGGCTCAGTCTTCTGCTAAACTCAAAATCGAATGGCGATGATGTTGAGGACGTCATGGGTAAGAGGGACTATATCATCTGACTATACGGCATACTGGCTGGGGATCAGCTTAGTGCTAGGCATTGTTGTTCTCGCCGCAGCATTGTATGCAGTCCATGCAGTTGTGCTACCTATTGCCATCACTCTTTCGGCTCATATTCGATGAGGTCAGTTGAACCTGTAAGAAATCAGAGCATAGTTTTAGTTTTCTCATAGACAGGATGGATAACTTGAAGACAAAAGCAATAGCGCGTGTGAAAAGTTGAGAGGGCGTGCAGGCAAGGCTCAAGCGTGCTGGGCATTGACTGACCTTTAATCCTTGCATTATTATTTGTGGTGTTCTTAAGCTTAACGTGTTTCAACTTTAcgcacaacaacaacagcaagaAAAGTTAGGGTGAACATTACGATCAACAAAGTTAGAGACAGTGAAACGGTGAGAAACTCTCTTTAAAGGAAAGAACCCCATAAATTGAGTTACCTGCAAGGAACGAATGGTGTCCAGTAAGGCCTTCTTCTCCTCCAGCAGTATGCTTATATCATCTTGAGCAGCTTTCAAATAGGATCGCAGCACATCAGACTCCTGTTTGTTCTTTTGCCTTTAGGGAGATTCATACAAAGATGAGaaactttataaattaaatgatattttagaCATTACCTATAGCTCTCCGTGTTGACTTTCGAGTCCACTAGTTGCCTGCGCAGCTGGTCGTTGTCCAGCTTCATCTGCTGCATCACCAGCTGCATGGAGAGCAGTTCCCGATCCCTTTCTCGAGGTGCTCCAAATAAGGCACTGCCCAGCGCCTGATGCTGCGTGGCACTCATGTTTGTATCTGCAATATAAAAGGCATTACTATACAGAACGTTGATTCTTAATTTGGTATTAAGTCATATCCCACCTATAGGCTGTATGTTTAACAATCCACTCTGATCACGCTCCAGACGCATGCGACCAATGCATAGATTTATGGGCACTGGACCCGGTGAGGTAATATTTACGGGTGGACGGTCCTCAAGCAAATTGATGCGTACATTCTCCAGATTTACCTAAGATATTAGCAGGTCTTAAGTAGCTTTCTTTAAGGCATACCTATAGAGTATATCTTACTGTTACAGGCATGGGCGGGGATATGACCTCATCCTCGGCCAGATCACCTAGGCCAATTACGGTGCTCATGGACAGGTCCAGATTGATGTCTTTCACACGAATCTCGGCATGGTGAGTGATCCAGCTATAATGTAATGAGAAATATTAATTAAGCGTTATATATAAAGCTATCCACCCAAAACTAAGAATCAATGTTCAGGGAAATCCATATAAATGTCCACTTACCTCTGAATGCGTTTACGATCAATGATGCCCTCAATTTCCTTTGGCATATCCAAAGTCTCCTCCAAGCGCAGACGAATGCAAGGTGGAGCCTCTGGATTGTAAGGTGCCAGATTCCAGGCTTTGCAACGCGCTCCAAACTTGGTCTGATTTAAGGGGTAAAGATCACAGTACACTTTTAATTTAAGCTCAATAAATCCGTGATTAGCTACTTTTGAAAACAGCTAGAGAACAACATGCTAAGCTAGAGGCAACACACCATGCAATGTGGTTTTTGAGTTGAGTGGGTTTGAAAGTGTTATGATGTTATGGGTGTTATTGGAAAGATGGAAAAATGTTCCTTTTTGTTAAAGAAGCGGGTGTTTTTAGTTATTTTGTTAGTTTTACCAGTACAGTAGTTAGTCGGTGGTATTTGACGCCAATGTTCTAGGTCAGTGAGTGCTGTACTTATTGTTCTACTGTTCTTCTTTCGACCGCATTTACCTATGCAGTGTGTGTGGGCtcttaaaaaaaacttctATGTCTGAAGTAACCAATTCGTTGCAAATCATAAGTCATTAACAAAGCAAATACcaagaaaattataaaatcaAATGGAATTCAGGTGGGGGAACTAGACATGTACTTAATGTGTGGGAAGATCTAGCAAATATTTGGAGATAGCTTCGTCTAACCGGCATCACATGCTCAAAAATAACATTCGAACGAGAAAACCATTTCCAAACGAGTTCCGCAAGAGCCTCTCGATTGCTACAAAGGCAGAATGCTTGATCAAAGTAATTCCGGGGGGTGTTCACAGTGGCTACCAACTATGAACGACCCTCGACAAGCTATATATTAACTACTCAACTAGAGGCCAAGAACGCCAAAATGCGTTTGCGAACAAGCCAAAAGTCCACTACAATGAAAGGAAAAAGGTCGCACCAAAAACCATTAAATTAGGTTAATAAATCATAATTTCGAGATAGTATTTACAAAGCttcaaataataattataatctTAAGCAATTAATTAAGTAAAGAATTTCaatttttgtacattttataCCTTGTTTGCTTGATGCGCGATCTATTTTTTGTTGGAGTGTTgtttggttgttgttgttgtagttggTGATTGTTGGTTGTAGTTGTTGAAAGTTGTGTCATGTAAGGATTGTCATTTATCAATTTACAAGTGTTCGTTTCATGTTGATTATAAAGAGTTGAGCACAATAATTggttttgaatttgtttttggtttcGATTAGCACACATTGAGATTGATTTTGagtatatttaatatttgttttaagaGAGAAGAGAGAAAATATAATGAGAAAATGATTATATGACAAGTTATCTTACAGAACTTTGCTTTAAATAAACACTTTGGGGGATTCCCCAACagatttaaaaatatagaaaCTTTAACAGTGATTCATATAAGAAAATGTTCAGATAAAAGATATCGAAACATGCAGAAAGTTAAGCGCAAAACATTGAATTGAGCAAAATCTTTAGAGGAACTAAAGAATAACAATTGAATTAAGGTTGTTTTCATATTTACAAATCAAACAGAAAACAAATGAAAGACAAGGAACTAAAAAGATTCCAGCAAAAGCAAATGGAAACCGTCGGAAAAGTATACCTGCAACTCATCCCAGGGAATGGCGCCACACTCGTCACAGGAAACGGCAGCCACCTGCAGGCGAACCGAGGATTTGGGACCCTCCTGCTGACGAATCAGCTCCACGGTGGTCAACCTTGAATGGATATACTTTATCAACTTGTtttcaattaatatttaacaCTAAAGCAACCTAAAGGTGGCCATGGACACAAGATCGCGTCGCCGCCAGGTGCTGCCCTCCGAGGGTTCCGATGGCGAGGACATGTTCGTCTTGTAGCTGCTCGGCTGCTCCTCGTACACCTCACTGGCCACCTCCACCGGCGAGGCCTTCATATTGTTATCATTGGTGAAGGGATTAAGCCGGAACATGACATCCATGCAGTCCATGGTCTTGTCATCGCCCATCACAACGGCAAAGTTCTCCGAATCGGAACTAATGTCGCTCTGTATGGAGAAGGTATCACTGGCATCGTCGTTCGGTGTGCCCGACTTAATGGCCGAATCAATGGAGGTCATGAAGCTCGAGAAACCCTTCTTCATGGACAGCAGTCCCGAGTTGATCTCCTTGGTAAGACTGGGCACGGCGTCGCCTCCGCCGGTTCGACTAGCTGCACTCCGGCCACTCTTCGAGGCGGACGAGATCGATTGCGTTTGGGATTGCGATTGCGTGGAGATACCCGTATCTGGACGAGATCCCTGGCTAGGCGTGGATGAAGCCAACGTGGGCGTACTTTGTATCTGaacattatagctgcaagagAAGAAAATTAGTTGAATACATTccatttcaatctagttaacCTCACCCATGCGTATTGGGATTGGATATGTGGATTCCACTGTCAAAAGGCGGGTCATTGGTCACCGGGGAAGGTGTCTCTACGCTGCCGAAGGTATTGCTCTTCAGCTGATCCAATGGCGGTGGTGTGGGCCAGGTGATGTTGCCGCCTGGTTGGGGTTTATCagtattatttaaaaattttgattACAAATTAAGGTTTACGATCAGTTTACAATATTATATATGCACTAGAATTGCTGCTTGGCTTAGTAATTTAGTACAAAAAGACATGCGAGATATTTATAAGGTGTGTTTATCTGAAGCCAAGTGGAAGAAGCCTATCCATAGTcagtaataatttaaatacagTATTCacttatatttaaattaaatctaCGGAATGTTTAAATCACAATTGGGCTCtcacataaaaatataaaaaatcatttttagaCCATGCTcttctgaagaattcgcggtgctatttttgttttttctctGTTTTAGGAAGCTCTAACACAAGACTATAAGAAGAGGCTGACTAAAAAGTGCGGCTTGTTAACATAATGATAaaaaacgcgaattctttagaatTCTGTGAGTCACTTTCATGAAAACATTTCGAATCgtactaaaaaaaattttttttaattcatttcgGACTCCAGTTTAAATGCATTCCGAATTGAATATGCTTAATATTTCCAATCGGCTTCAGTGGAACATCACCTAGATGGGGTGTCTAAGGTCCTAGGTGCCCAGCCTAAACGCATAACAATTGTAAAAGTTGAGGTACGATTCGTAAGCGACAATTACAGCGGCATGTGTAAACTGGCTCCTAGCAGGATTCTAGTTAGTCTGGTGATCTGAGTGATGGGAGGATTAGTTAGTAGTATCTGGGTTAGGACTAAGAACAACACGATATCGGTGACAACTACGTGTAGGTTAGACATTAACTAGATTGTGTGTTAGATCGCAGTTTGTTAGTTTTTGTGAGGAGTCACTTAACCATAAAACTAAAGAGAGTTGAAGAAGAGACAACAAAAGATATATAAATTCTTACTATTCATGTGTAAATCATCACCCAAACTAGCTGAATCGGGTACGACGCTTTCAGCATCACCACCACTTGATTCCTTACCAGGTGTTGGCGATGGCATCACGAGCGTCACCTCGATCTGCGGCACAACGCACCCAAAAATGATAGACTTTTGTTCGTTTTGCTGGGAATTACAAAAGGGGTTTTGGATTAAAAATGATCGCGATCGTTACTCCAAACAATCTGTATACCTTTTGCAATATGCGCTCGGCGTCTAGATTTAGGAAGGTGGACATCTCATTCAATTCCTCGGCGAGGCGCAGCAGGAAGAGCAGCTGATAGTGATCGATCTGCAGGCTGACCAGGTTCGAGATGTGCGCAATGGCATGAATATCCGCCGTGCGATCCGGAGCAGGCGCAGGTGGAGAGGCTCCCGCGGCAACGCCAGCGAGACGCACATCCTCATCGCTCAGGAAGGGATTGCACGGCTGGAGGGGCGGCAGCGTGGGCAGAGGGGCTAGGCCCATGCTCTCCATGCTGGCCGCCTTCCCGCCGCTCTTTCCCACATCCAGTTGTGCCTGGGCGGAGCCGGAGTGCAGCCACAGTGTGATGGGGACCGCGTCCACGAACGGAATGGATTTGTTGGGGCCCAGCGAGCGGGCGCCCATGAAATCCACCCAAACCGGGTCCAGCTTGATGCACCACACATCCCGCGGCTCCAGCCACATGACATAACGGGATAGGTACTGCGTGGATGCGGATCGGGGCAGTTGCTGTCCCGTTGTCGGCGTTCCGGGCGATATCATGCTAACATCCGAGGCAGCCACATGCGACAGAATGCGATCCGTTACGATGCACATGTCACCCTCGACGGAGGGAAAGCCGGAGCCAAAGACCAGGGATCCCTCCTGCAGGGAGTGCAGCGCCTGGGCCAGATCCGCCCTTGAGCTTCCCATCTCCCGAATGTTGGTCAACGCAAAGCGGGACACCTGAATCTGCATGGTCTTGGGCCGATCCTTTTGGGTGGGAGCATCCACCGCTGCCTCCATGACGACACGCGGCATAATCGCTTCCACCTTGACATCCATGTACATCAGATTCGGCTCCTGGTCAACATTGACGGCGGCTGCCTTCTGTGTGCCATTGGAGCCATTGGAGGCAATCGAGCCGCGTGGCAACTGCTGCTCTTGTGCATGCAGAGTGCTCTGGGATCCCACGCTGGTGCGGAGCAGACTCTCGTGCAGATTAAGGCCGAAGGAGTTGAGCCACAGGATTGAGCTGAGATCAAAGT is a genomic window of Drosophila suzukii chromosome 2L, CBGP_Dsuzu_IsoJpt1.0, whole genome shotgun sequence containing:
- the LOC108018561 gene encoding bridge-like lipid transfer protein family member 3B isoform X3 — its product is MVSLIKNQLLKHLSIYTKNLSSDKINLSTFRGEGELSNLELDERVLTELLELPSWLRLTSAWCNHVSFRISWTKLKSVPITLTLDEVRITIETCNPTTRDAGGGSGAGSPTAAAAALPQVPQGKYSFIHKVVDGITIVVNTVNVNFVSAAFTASVQMSRIRVESKTPKWANADLRLTRLKDAQKGIILIFKELSWQTVRIEASSTQDKSLTPLRLLTNHARCRITIRKRLSDCSLLASRLVLILDDLLWVLTDSQLKAALHFVDSLSGLIKAATHATQKTKAARKMQTLPEYKAQVEQQQNRLSESAHTTNAQRMFNAFDVRETSYHFFSQRIDLHLCDDEGDGRSSYPDLDKGGALQVSVTAFQVDYYPYHLAKSDRSHWAKYKEASVAPALWLKESLNAFREAVLNLSQPNRPATHAPLERSTPASPIMLSASMLGSQHGTGSFSNGSSTPTAAGLAGGSGGGSAGSGTASVNSQLSQAAQQRSTLENLAKLMSSCVILRIEDFTLYRVTTSGKKAMPKEFVSGDKDRYSFPAEMPIIHAEYTYFYYPGDFVFPLPPSKVFVHVNPIQVHFDLSSILWLNSFGLNLHESLLRTSVGSQSTLHAQEQQLPRGSIASNGSNGTQKAAAVNVDQEPNLMYMDVKVEAIMPRVVMEAAVDAPTQKDRPKTMQIQVSRFALTNIREMGSSRADLAQALHSLQEGSLVFGSGFPSVEGDMCIVTDRILSHVAASDVSMISPGTPTTGQQLPRSASTQYLSRYVMWLEPRDVWCIKLDPVWVDFMGARSLGPNKSIPFVDAVPITLWLHSGSAQAQLDVGKSGGKAASMESMGLAPLPTLPPLQPCNPFLSDEDVRLAGVAAGASPPAPAPDRTADIHAIAHISNLVSLQIDHYQLLFLLRLAEELNEMSTFLNLDAERILQKQNEQKSIIFGCVVPQIEVTLVMPSPTPGKESSGGDAESVVPDSASLGDDLHMNSGNITWPTPPPLDQLKSNTFGSVETPSPVTNDPPFDSGIHISNPNTHGYNVQIQSTPTLASSTPSQGSRPDTGISTQSQSQTQSISSASKSGRSAASRTGGGDAVPSLTKEINSGLLSMKKGFSSFMTSIDSAIKSGTPNDDASDTFSIQSDISSDSENFAVVMGDDKTMDCMDVMFRLNPFTNDNNMKASPVEVASEVYEEQPSSYKTNMSSPSEPSEGSTWRRRDLVSMATFRLTTVELIRQQEGPKSSVRLQVAAVSCDECGAIPWDELQIAHQANKTKFGARCKAWNLAPYNPEAPPCIRLRLEETLDMPKEIEGIIDRKRIQSWITHHAEIRVKDINLDLSMSTVIGLGDLAEDEVISPPMPVTVNLENVRINLLEDRPPVNITSPGPVPINLCIGRMRLERDQSGLLNIQPIDTNMSATQHQALGSALFGAPRERDRELLSMQLVMQQMKLDNDQLRRQLVDSKVNTESYRQKNKQESDVLRSYLKAAQDDISILLEEKKALLDTIRSLQVQLTSSNMSRKSDGNR
- the LOC108018561 gene encoding bridge-like lipid transfer protein family member 3B isoform X2; its protein translation is MVSLIKNQLLKHLSIYTKNLSSDKINLSTFRGEGELSNLELDERVLTELLELPSWLRLTSAWCNHVSFRISWTKLKSVPITLTLDEVRITIETCNPTTRDAGGGSGAGSPTAAAAALPQVPQGKYSFIHKVVDGITIVVNTVNVNFVSAAFTASVQMSRIRVESKTPKWANADLRLTRLKDAQKGIILIFKELSWQTVRIEASSTQDKSLTPLRLLTNHARCRITIRKRLSDCSLLASRLVLILDDLLWVLTDSQLKAALHFVDSLSGLIKAATHATQKTKAARKMQTLPEYKAQVEQQQNRLSESAHTTNAQRMFNAFDVRETSYHFFSQRIDLHLCDDEGDGRSSYPDLDKGGALQVSVTAFQVDYYPYHLAKSDRSHWAKYKEASVAPALWLKESLNAFREAVLNLSQPNRPATHAPLERSTPASPIMLSASMLGSQHGTGSFSNGSSTPTAAGLAGGSGGGSAGSGTASVNSQLSQAAQQRSTLENLAKLMSSCVILRIEDFTLYRVTTSGKKAMPKEFVSAQHKRKSKSSGDKDRYSFPAEMPIIHAEYTYFYYPGDFVFPLPPSKVFVHVNPIQVHFDLSSILWLNSFGLNLHESLLRTSVGSQSTLHAQEQQLPRGSIASNGSNGTQKAAAVNVDQEPNLMYMDVKVEAIMPRVVMEAAVDAPTQKDRPKTMQIQVSRFALTNIREMGSSRADLAQALHSLQEGSLVFGSGFPSVEGDMCIVTDRILSHVAASDVSMISPGTPTTGQQLPRSASTQYLSRYVMWLEPRDVWCIKLDPVWVDFMGARSLGPNKSIPFVDAVPITLWLHSGSAQAQLDVGKSGGKAASMESMGLAPLPTLPPLQPCNPFLSDEDVRLAGVAAGASPPAPAPDRTADIHAIAHISNLVSLQIDHYQLLFLLRLAEELNEMSTFLNLDAERILQKQNEQKSIIFGCVVPQIEVTLVMPSPTPGKESSGGDAESVVPDSASLGDDLHMNSGNITWPTPPPLDQLKSNTFGSVETPSPVTNDPPFDSGIHISNPNTHGYNVQIQSTPTLASSTPSQGSRPDTGISTQSQSQTQSISSASKSGRSAASRTGGGDAVPSLTKEINSGLLSMKKGFSSFMTSIDSAIKSGTPNDDASDTFSIQSDISSDSENFAVVMGDDKTMDCMDVMFRLNPFTNDNNMKASPVEVASEVYEEQPSSYKTNMSSPSEPSEGSTWRRRDLVSMATFRLTTVELIRQQEGPKSSVRLQVAAVSCDECGAIPWDELQTKFGARCKAWNLAPYNPEAPPCIRLRLEETLDMPKEIEGIIDRKRIQSWITHHAEIRVKDINLDLSMSTVIGLGDLAEDEVISPPMPVTVNLENVRINLLEDRPPVNITSPGPVPINLCIGRMRLERDQSGLLNIQPIDTNMSATQHQALGSALFGAPRERDRELLSMQLVMQQMKLDNDQLRRQLVDSKVNTESYRQKNKQESDVLRSYLKAAQDDISILLEEKKALLDTIRSLQVQLTSSNMSRKSDGNR